The Syngnathoides biaculeatus isolate LvHL_M chromosome 16, ASM1980259v1, whole genome shotgun sequence DNA segment TCGGCGGAACCGCAGCAAGGCCTCGCGACGACGGCGGCGTGCTGCGGCGACAAGCATCACAGGAGGTTGACCATCTGCAGCATCATCTGCGGCATCTCCTGCATCGGCATCAAAGCGCTCATCGACTCAGTCAAGGTGCGCTGGGCGTGCAGATAAACACGATATTTggaaataaatacaagaaaGAAGCAAAAACAGAGAATTAGAAAAATGGTGGAGCATACTgcttattatttgttttttctgcaATGTAGACTCGTAGTGCTACAGGCAAACAAACGGGTATTGCTAAAGTAATTTACATAAAAAGggaaatgaatatttaaaaaacagaacGAAGTTAAAGACAGGAAAATGTATTGCACTTTAAATgtactgatgtaaaaaaaatcaaatgtggaaCGAACTATTTCATCACAAAAACAGAGCATTTTGAGTGTTCGCTTGATGATGTAGATGTATTTATCCAAGTAATTGTTAAAAAGACTTTCGGGTTCAAATTTGTTTTAAGTGTGTAGGATGGCTGctattaaaaatatgtacacacATCTCATATCGTTTGAGATATTGCAGGTGGGTCTGAAACATATCCCCcatagaatagtacaggacgtgtatgagggcagcagaacagcggtgagatgtgctgggGGGgtgtcagaataatttaaggtggaggtgggactgcatcagggatccgcgctgagcccctccctgtttgcagtagtaataggctgacaggtgaggttagactggaatccccttgaaccatgatgttcgcagatgatattgtgatatgcagtgaaagcagggagcaggcagaggagaaagatggaggcatgcactggaaaggagaggaatgacgattagccgaagtaaaacagaatatatgtggagggggaagagtgaagcttcagggagaagagatggcgagggtggacgacttcaaatacttggggtcaacaatacagagcaatggtgagtgcggtaaggaagtgaagaaacgggtccaagcggggtggaacagttggcggaaggtgcctggtgttctatgtgacagaagagtctccgctctaggatgaagggcaaagtcgaaaaaacagtggtgagcccggccgtgatggacggattagagacggtggcactgaagagacaacaggaagcagaactggaggtggcagaaatgaagatgttgaggttctcgctcggagtgagcaagttggataggactagaaatgagctcattagaggcacacccaaagttggacgttttggagacaaggttcgagagagcagacttcgatggtttggacatgtccagaggcgagagagtgaggaaattggtaggagaatggtaaggatggagctaccagggaagagagcgagaggaagaccaaagaaaaggttgatggatattgtgagggaggacatgaggactgtgggtgttaagagaggaagatgcacgagatgggcttagatggaaaaagatgacacgctgtggtgacccctcacgggacaacctgaaaggaaaagaagtttgaAACATATcccctgtcaaaaaaaaaaaaaacatcacagtaACTCAAATGTATTCGTACTGTTCCATAAACAGTCTTTTTATTCTCCCTCCCTCCACAACAGGCAGAGGTGGAGCCGGACCGAGAGGCGTCCGCCAGGTTTTCGCGACGCGCCAAAAGGCTGGCCATCATCTCCATCGTCACGTGGCTCGCCATCCTGGCTCTGACGCCCATGCTCATGGCGCTTTTCTCGTACGTGGTGACGCTACGAGACTGAGGCGGCCCGTGGGGCGGGGCGCTGACCGGAAGCACGACTCCTACGGGACACCCTTGAATGCTGATATTTATTTTCCACAACAGAGACACTTGTAAATCTTTATGTATAAAACCAACATTTATAATCGTTGACACGTTAATATTCAACATCCAAGCTTGGAGGAAAGTCCATAAGTTAGCTACCatggtaacaaaacaaacaaacaaaaaaagtggcaGTATTGCATTCTTGCAATCTTCAATGCTTGTTGTGCTTTTTCATAAAGATTTTGATGTGACAAAcgcttttaaaaaatggatgcttGGATACAAAACTAATACTGAGGATATGTTTAAGGCCGCCTCGTTCAACTGggcaacaacacacaaaaacaactgtGATGCGATTAAGTTGCAAAGTAATAAATACGAGCTGCCATTGCTGTTGTCATCACGTTCATAACAAACGAAGATGAGCGGAGAGTGCTCCCGTCCGGCGGTGCATTCAGGGAACCGACGGAAAGTCCGCACGGTCGCCGATGAGCCACAAGTCCAGTTGCTTCAATTTGGCGCACAGAAGAGAGTCGGCGTCGGGCGGCGCCAGAAGGGACGCCACCGAGTCGTCTTTGGCGAAGCCCCCCCGTCTGGTGCGGGACGACGCGGCCCCCGCCttgccgccgcccccgcccaGAACCTTCTTGGGCTTCCGGGCCTCCCCCGCCTCGAGGAACTCCAGGAAGCGCTTGAGGCGGCGCTGGCCGAACCGAGACTCGGAGCCGTCGCGGCGGCTGAGCGGCACCTCGAAGACGGTCTCTAGCCGGCTGaagcacaaaaataataattaaaaaaaatatatattaatccATGTGGTTTTGTGACGACATGTTTTAGCcaatcaaataatttttaaacGTTTGTCTTCACCTTTCTGGTGGTTTGCAAAAGTTCTTGTTGGTGTAAATTTCCTCCAAACTGAACTGCTTCTTCTTCAGcctgtcaaaataataataaaaaaaaaaagaatgaatcacATGACAGCAGCACACAAGATGGCCGCACATGCGTACCCACCTGACGGCTTTGGGGAGCCCCATGGGGGTCAGGTTGTTCTGAGGTTTGGGCAGCGCCCTCCGGATGCGGATGGACGACACCTTGCCGCGCTGCTCGTGTTTCTCCACCGTCTGCCGGGGCGACGGCGTGTGGGTGTGACCATTCGCGGCACCGGGACAACCCGACCaagatggcggcggcggcggcggtgagACCTACCTTGAGCTCCGAGTCGGAGAGAGACTTTTCTTCTCTcagcgccgccgccaccgcctcGTCGAACCCGCGACTGGtggagtcgtcgtcgtcgttgtccTCACTCGGCGCGATGCCGTCAGTCTCGCCCGCCAGCAGACTCGTGCTATCAAGGAACACCGCAATTTCACcctttattgaaaatatttacttggggaaaaaagaaaaaagatgcgCGGGGAATCTAATATTAATAACGGTATTGTAGTTATGatagaaaaacttttttttaattcaaactgTTATCTGATTGaatcatttgtatttaaatatttgcattttagtaATGACTTTAATAGAAGCACTTCATATAAAAATGAACTTCAATCATGTTAGGAAAATTAAggttcatttcatttctgcaCAAATAAACCATTCATACAGACATTTACACCCACAATTTATTCTTCAACTAACCTACTGTGCAGCGTAACCGCTATCTTTGATGCAATTTATTCataaactttttattttattaaaaaaatttttttttgtgaatcttTTTTGTATTAAGATGAGGCGAAAATGTGTACTAGAAATACCAGAGTACTCTCTTGCAGTTAAGCATTTTATTGATTTAGAATattaacacaaaatatatatatgcacgCATTTTAATAAGATGATTATACATtatcgtgagaataagcggctaagaaaatcgatggatgtttCTTTTAAACAGTTCGTTTCATTGGTCGAAGGTTTCATAAGAAAAGAAGTTCAAAGTTTACCTGGCGCAGGCGTCGAGGGCGCCACATGAGGTATCGGTTTTCATGAGAATTGGCGCAGAAGAGGACGACTGGGCGGCGTGGCCCGACACGGGGTGGCTGGCAGCGGCCGCTCTGTCCTCGCCTCTGCCCGACAGGAAGGCCAGCGGGCtggacaggaagcaggaagCCAGCGCCGACAGCGAGGAATTGGGCGAGAGGGCGGGCGGCAGGTTCTGCCCGTCGCTCAGTAAGGAGCGCCTGGACGGGTACACCTCCTTGCGGAGGCACAGAGGAGCGATCTCTCGCTCTATCTCCAAACTCCCCACGGTGTGGCGGCGGGCGCGGCCCCTATGGACACGTGCCGAGACCGAGGCCGGCGGCGGCTGGCGGGGGAGCGAGGCAAAGAGCGAGGGGATCTCCGGGCACGAGGAGCTGCGCCGCAGGCGGCCCCCCGGGGCGCTTTGGACGGTTGGTGACGGGAGGTCCTCCGCGGTGGCAGAAGCCGTCCAGTCGTGTGAGTGAGTCCCACTAAATCGAGACCTCCTGACCTGGGAATCTCCTCTGGGCTCCTTCCTGTTCCCCCTTCTGTTGCGTAACATTGAGGCACCGCCACCGGAATGGCCATTTTGGTTCGGCTCGGTACATTCCGACTGGTGACCTTCAAAGGGAGTCATTTCAAAGTAAAGTGGCTCACCGGGCATCGGCGCTTTTCCACATTTGGCTTCAGTCTTTTTGGTCTGTGCTTGCAGCCTACCTTGGGGAGCCTTTTTGGGTCTCTTGATGGCCCTGCCGGGTCTCGCGGTGGGGCCGCCCTCGCTTTGAGCGTCCACCTCCGCTGGCGCACACCGGCGGGCGAAAGAGGACGGCAGCGTCGGGACCAGCGACTTCGGTTTGCGCGCTTTGGCGGTTGCGTTCCCGAGCGGCAGAACGGCCTCGGCGGCCGCTGCGGGGTTACTCCCAAGGTCGCTCGTCCTGTGTTTGGCCTTCctgccgccgccgtcgtcgctcTTCTCCTCCCCTTCCGCTTTTCGCTTGACTTTCCGAAACTTGCCGTCCGGTTTGAACTCTTCCCGTCCGTCTGAAACCGCGGACGTCGCTTTCTTTTTGTGGGCCGGCTGTTTCGCCACATTATTTTTCGTGTCCAACTTCTGTCTTTTGCTCTCCTCCCAGCCTTGGGTTTTCAGCATCCTTTTGGACTGCGCGAAACCAGAATTAGTTTCACGGCAAGCGACGTGGTTCGCGTTGGGATTCTGAAGACGCTCCAGCTGGACGTTGCAGGAATACAAGGTTATAACCCTTTCCACGGCAGGCTTCCTCTGAcgatttttttgccccaatgacttttttttgtcttcaacaaTGTCAGCTAGATTCACGGTGGGCTCCCCCAAGAGTTGAGCTTGGTGGCTTGATGGCAAAGGCAACTCTACTCCGTCAAGCGATGTGCTAAATAACCTCAGAGAATGCCGAGAGTCACTTCCAGGTTGCAGCAACAGAGTGAACGCGCCCTCATTTTCTTCCCGTCTGCTGTTTTCCAGTGTTCCGCGGTTTGCTCCCAAAGACTCGTCGTTCTCGCCCGGTTGAAGTTCAGCAGCCGGCAAGTTTTTGTCCTTGAAGAGCTTTGTGGGACTCATGACTATTTCCGTGAAGCTGGCAATCTTGGACTTGAAGGAGTTGAACAAAGGGCCCATCAGCCACCTGGAGGGGGCAGCGGCGCTCATGTCCGCGAAGTGGCTCAGCGCCTCGCTCGCTGATGTTGGATCCGACCTCTCCAGCAGACGCTTGTCTGGTTCCTCTGCAAACTCCTTTTCCCTGGaataaaagacagaaaaaatgaCATGTTGAACTCTGAGGAAGGCGAGCAAAGAAGATGGCCGCCGTGTGATCGCGCTTACGTGTTTTGGAACTCTGCTGCATTTTCAAAATCACAGCCATCCTGCAAAAATCAATACacagcacttaaaaaaaaactagcgaGAAAAACACTTTCACAGACCATATTCATTATTTGATATTAATTTTGTTACTTTTACACCAACTTACCGCAGtggacaattaccgtaatttctcgaaaataatacgaacatttttcccaaaaatattttcaaaaatagagcgcattatatttaggtatggatgaaaaataaaaaaatacaatcacattgtatagtcgtgtaCAGGTAGAtagcgtggtaaaaaaaaaaaaaaaaaacataaaaattctCATGTTACAgatttatgtatatattatggtaatgtgtgccaccaaccacaactctatgacctcctcggggagcttgcattttacgatcattagcgtagcatgtttgttgctactgctccaaagatcagaaacgactgcccgtgagtttgttttaacttaaaccaagacagaAAAAGGCAACTACCACGggtagttgtgcagctgcttttaaaagaaatgtgtcttcACCCGTGGCGATCCCGCCGCCAACCCGGAAATAGAGCCGCAGTCCGAAATAACGATAGCTCACCTCAATGGCTttaggtgggtatcaaaacaacatgagctgaagctcaaactacataatacgagcgtcatgggcacataaaaaaataaaaaagaaaaagaaaaaaatcgggagagagagagcacacAGTTAAAATgcttgctttatttttatttatatgtgcccattaccctcgtttctacatagtttgacctcacgttgttttgatagccacctgacgtaAGCGGAAAGCACCGAAActtttgggatttaaaaaatgtttccctaCAAACGCCATgcatggcacagaggatgacaagctgtgggagcaaaataggatcactgttcatgaattcaggaggcaccagaactggaccaagtcaccaaaggtagaggataaactgcactatacacaaatgttttatgcgcaaatattacaatatatattatatacagtatatatattctaaatataagtcaaacagtgttaaatatttatttgagacTGTAATATGTGGTATCGacagtatgaataaaatgttatgccattgttgagaatttttttgagTTGGTTTagagattctgttctgacaattacagggaccaggataagcacgagattatattacggctatatcagcacgtgcacaaagattaatgattgttgtagatttttgaaaaacaacacaagtacaaacctaacaaaatataaatgcagaTCTTTCctgatattttgagcatatatgTCGAAGCAAAtcggtggtgcacattgtaaattggtagaagggttttcctgatttttttttttttttggtcaattttgggcgtgtgcattatacttgagaaattatggtacatattTACATGAATAGCTGTTAGGGCTACCAGGATTAGTCAAATAGTCATGATTACAATCAAAATCATCACCAATTAATTTAATAATCAGCATCACTGTTTACTTTTTtcaagttctgtttttttttcccccccctcaaaaCTAAAATGTGTTTAGCAGCAGAAAATAAGCAGAACATTTTGGAATGTATTTTATGATCTTGAGGTTTTTGTAGAACTTTATAAAAAGGTGAAATGGGCCCTGATGGGAAGTGTTGTTATTGTGTTAGTGGGTCAAGAACAAAAGCGCTCAATGGTGATGCTGATGGGACGCAGCAGACCGTGAAGGAGGATTGCGCATCACTCAATTAACCCCACGCACCCCATGTCGACACACGAGGATCAAATGACAaagggggggggataaaaaaaataaaaagaatgatgATGACTCAAACTCACCTGCATGTGCTTGTTATCTTCGTATGCATTTTCAACTCTCGGTTGCTTGGACTGACACAATTGCACCTAAAAATCACACAAAGGGAGCCAATTTAATAAATGAAAGACATACGCACACGTATAAGGTTTAATCCGGCACCATGCTCGCGCTGTGTCTGCTGAACGAGGACG contains these protein-coding regions:
- the LOC133514845 gene encoding transmembrane protein 265-like isoform X1, which translates into the protein MAAMLHSPHTSIKVDEETPLNMVPGSAEPQQGLATTAACCGDKHHRRLTICSIICGISCIGIKALIDSVKAEVEPDREASARFSRRAKRLAIISIVTWLAILALTPMLMALFSYVVTLRD
- the LOC133514845 gene encoding transmembrane protein 265-like isoform X2 encodes the protein MLHSPHTSIKVDEETPLNMVPGSAEPQQGLATTAACCGDKHHRRLTICSIICGISCIGIKALIDSVKAEVEPDREASARFSRRAKRLAIISIVTWLAILALTPMLMALFSYVVTLRD
- the prr14 gene encoding uncharacterized protein prr14 isoform X2, giving the protein MLTFPSDSLPHLAFPMDGDAMIPHPFCSAPPHTEPQPPPPPPLLPLPSTTPRASDGTSGHGGSDRVQAGERQGAGVENEVQLCQSKQPRVENAYEDNKHMQDGCDFENAAEFQNTEKEFAEEPDKRLLERSDPTSASEALSHFADMSAAAPSRWLMGPLFNSFKSKIASFTEIVMSPTKLFKDKNLPAAELQPGENDESLGANRGTLENSRREENEGAFTLLLQPGSDSRHSLRLFSTSLDGVELPLPSSHQAQLLGEPTVNLADIVEDKKKSLGQKNRQRKPAVERVITLYSCNVQLERLQNPNANHVACRETNSGFAQSKRMLKTQGWEESKRQKLDTKNNVAKQPAHKKKATSAVSDGREEFKPDGKFRKVKRKAEGEEKSDDGGGRKAKHRTSDLGSNPAAAAEAVLPLGNATAKARKPKSLVPTLPSSFARRCAPAEVDAQSEGGPTARPGRAIKRPKKAPQGRLQAQTKKTEAKCGKAPMPGEPLYFEMTPFEGHQSECTEPNQNGHSGGGASMLRNRRGNRKEPRGDSQVRRSRFSGTHSHDWTASATAEDLPSPTVQSAPGGRLRRSSSCPEIPSLFASLPRQPPPASVSARVHRGRARRHTVGSLEIEREIAPLCLRKEVYPSRRSLLSDGQNLPPALSPNSSLSALASCFLSSPLAFLSGRGEDRAAAASHPVSGHAAQSSSSAPILMKTDTSCGALDACASTSLLAGETDGIAPSEDNDDDDSTSRGFDEAVAAALREEKSLSDSELKTVEKHEQRGKVSSIRIRRALPKPQNNLTPMGLPKAVRLKKKQFSLEEIYTNKNFCKPPESRLETVFEVPLSRRDGSESRFGQRRLKRFLEFLEAGEARKPKKVLGGGGGKAGAASSRTRRGGFAKDDSVASLLAPPDADSLLCAKLKQLDLWLIGDRADFPSVP
- the prr14 gene encoding uncharacterized protein prr14 isoform X1; protein product: MLTFPSDSLPHLAFPMDGDAMIPHPFCSAPPHTEPQPPPPPPLLPLPSTTPRASDGTSGHGGSDRVQAGERQGAGVENEVATASACNPSSFSRHSASMVQLCQSKQPRVENAYEDNKHMQDGCDFENAAEFQNTEKEFAEEPDKRLLERSDPTSASEALSHFADMSAAAPSRWLMGPLFNSFKSKIASFTEIVMSPTKLFKDKNLPAAELQPGENDESLGANRGTLENSRREENEGAFTLLLQPGSDSRHSLRLFSTSLDGVELPLPSSHQAQLLGEPTVNLADIVEDKKKSLGQKNRQRKPAVERVITLYSCNVQLERLQNPNANHVACRETNSGFAQSKRMLKTQGWEESKRQKLDTKNNVAKQPAHKKKATSAVSDGREEFKPDGKFRKVKRKAEGEEKSDDGGGRKAKHRTSDLGSNPAAAAEAVLPLGNATAKARKPKSLVPTLPSSFARRCAPAEVDAQSEGGPTARPGRAIKRPKKAPQGRLQAQTKKTEAKCGKAPMPGEPLYFEMTPFEGHQSECTEPNQNGHSGGGASMLRNRRGNRKEPRGDSQVRRSRFSGTHSHDWTASATAEDLPSPTVQSAPGGRLRRSSSCPEIPSLFASLPRQPPPASVSARVHRGRARRHTVGSLEIEREIAPLCLRKEVYPSRRSLLSDGQNLPPALSPNSSLSALASCFLSSPLAFLSGRGEDRAAAASHPVSGHAAQSSSSAPILMKTDTSCGALDACASTSLLAGETDGIAPSEDNDDDDSTSRGFDEAVAAALREEKSLSDSELKTVEKHEQRGKVSSIRIRRALPKPQNNLTPMGLPKAVRLKKKQFSLEEIYTNKNFCKPPESRLETVFEVPLSRRDGSESRFGQRRLKRFLEFLEAGEARKPKKVLGGGGGKAGAASSRTRRGGFAKDDSVASLLAPPDADSLLCAKLKQLDLWLIGDRADFPSVP